The genomic segment GAACCAGACGCGTAATGTCGGCGCGATTGCGCTTGTAGTAAGCCTGTCGGCTTATCCCCATGAACTGGCAAGCCCTGCTGATGCTCAGGTTTTGGATGCGCTTTTGCGAAAGGACTTGCCGGGACGCTTTTTTATGACAGATAGACCATAGTCAGTTTGCAAGACATCCACGACAGCTTCGAAAAACTGCGCTTTCTGATTGGACAGCTTGAGTTGCTCTTCAAGTTCTTTGATGCGTTGCTCTGGCGTTAGCGGGCGGTTTTGCTCGGGCATGGTCCCCATCCTCGGCGAGCCGATGTATGCGCCTGGATTCCAGTTTTGCCGACCGTGCTTGCGTAACCACGTCAGAACGGTCGTCTTGCCTTGAATCCCGTAACGCTCCTGAGCCTCTCTATAGGTCAGCTCGCCTTTTTCGACCTGATCGACGACCGATAATTTAAAAGTCATCGTGTAGTCTCGCTGGCTACGCCTTTCTGCTGATTCCATCGCATCCTCCTGGAAAACAGATCAGAAGGTGTAAACCCTATTCAGGACGGGACACTGGACACAAAAAAGGGATGCCGAAGCATCCCTTTTTGACTGCTGTGCCTGTCAGTTCTGGCGCTTGTTGGCGTCATCCTGCTCGGCGGCTTCGTCGGCTACCTCAGGCTCAGCTTCCGCAGTGGGCTTGACCGGCTCCACCTCGTCGGGCTGAACAACTTCTGTGACGGCCTGTTCGGCTTCTGGTTCGGCCGTTTGTGGTTGCGCCCGTTCAACGGCCTGCTCTTCCTTGCTGCTGACCGCATCGACGATTGATTGCTCGACCGATGCAACATTAACCGCCTCGCTGACAACGATTTCAGGGCTTGCCAGCTCCGCTGGCGCCTGTGCTTCGGCTGAAGCGTTCGCTTCGGCGGATTTCGCCTCGGCTTCGGCTGCCTCTTTGGCCAGACGCTCCTGCTCGAGGCGACGACGACGTACTTCGCGTGGGTCGTTGGGCGCACGGCCGGTTGCCGTCAGAGCTGGTGTTACCGGCTCGATTGGCGCCGGAGTAGGCTGCTCGGACGCCGGCGTGACCTGGGCCTGCACGACCTCAGGCTCAGCTGCCAACGGTTGGCTGGTTTCCTGCGGGGCAGGGGCTGGCTCGGCTTCCACGATGGCCGGCGTCGTGGCTTCGGCTGCTGGCACTGCGACAACTTCGGCTGGCTGTACCGCTTCGGTTATATTGGCTGTTTCGTCGACGGCTTCGACTGATGCTGGTGTTTCCGGGGCCGTCTCAGGCTGGATAGCCGCTGGCGCTGCGTCGGTATCGGCCGTATTTGCCGCCAGGGCGGCCGCGGTCGCGGCGATGGCAACCTGCTCGGATTTCACAGGCGCATTGCTTTCGCTGACTTCGGCAACGTTGCTCTCGGCCTCGTCACCAATCTCATTGCCGTTGGAATCACGCTGGCGATCACGGCGGTTGCTGCGGCGACGCTGACCACGGGAGCGGCGACGCGGACGATCGCTGCCTTCGGTCGATTCCTGTTCCTCTTGAGCAACCTCCGCAGTCTCATTTTGCTGCAGTTCTTCCGCGTTTGCGGTTTGCTCTGCCCGAGGCTTACGCTCTTCGCGAGGTGGGCGTGGTTTACGCTCGGTGACTTCCTCGCTAACAGCAGGAGCTGGTGCAATCTGGGCTTGTTCGTCGAGCGGTGCGCGCAATTCGCGCTTGCGCTCTTCGCGGGGCTGACGGTCTTCGCGCGGCGTGCGCTCGCGACGCGGTTGTGGCTGCGCCGGGCTATCGTTGGCCTCGACCGGCTCGCGGGCTTCGCGTGGCTTGCGCTCTTCACRMKRASGGCGTGGCTGACGTTCCTCGCGAGCCTGACGCTCTTCTCGTGGGGCGCGCTCTTCGCGCGGCTTGCGTTCTTCGTCGCGATTGCCGCGTGAATCACGGCGACGGTTCTGCTGGCGGCCGCTACGGCGCTCGTCGTTGCGCTGCGGACGGCTGCTGGTCGCGGGCTTCTGCTTCACTTCAGCAGCCGGTGCTTCCTGCTTGCCGGCGAAGAGACCGACCAGCGATTTGACCAGCCCTTTGAACAGGCTCGGCTCCTGGGCGGCCGGCGCGGCGACTTCTGCTGGCGCGGCGGCAGGCGTAGGTGCGGGCGCTGTTCGTGGAGGGGCAGTTTTCACCGCCGCTTCCTGGCGAACCAGTGTGCGTGTCGAGCTGACCGGTTGGGCTTCCTCGACTTCGGTCGGGCTCATCTCGTAGCTGGCCTGACCCGCGATGATCTCCGGGCTGTCATCGCGAAGACGCTGCACTTCGAAGTGCGGCGTTTCCAGATGATCGTCCGGCAGGATGAAGATGCGCGCGCGGGTGCGCAATTCGATCTTGGTGATGGCGTTGCGCTTCTCGTTGAGCAGGAATGCGGCGACCTGGAACGGGACGCGGGCGCGAACCTCTGCCGTGCGGTCTTTCAGCGCCTCTTCTTCGATCAGGCGCAGGATCGCCAGCGACAGCGACTCGACGTCACGAATGATGCCTTGACCATTACAGCGAGGGCAGACGATGCCGCTGGTCTCGCCGAGCGACGGACGCAGGCGTTGACGGGACATTTCCAACAGGCCGAAGCGCGAGATACGTCCGACCTGGATTCGGGCGCGATCAGCCTCGAGTGCTTCGCGAACTTTTTCTTCCACGGCGCGCTGGTTCTTCGCCGGGGTCATGTCGATAAAGTCGATTACAATCAGGCCACCGATATCGCGCAGACGCAGCTGGCGAGCGATTTCCTCGGCCGCTTCCAGGTTGGTCTGTAGCGCGGTTTCCTCGATATCGCCGCCCTTGGTGGCGCGCGCCGAGTTGATATCAATGGACACCAGTGCTTCGGTCGGGTCGATGACGATGGATCCGCCGGACGGTAGCTTCACTTCGCGCTGGAAGGCGGTTTCGATCTGGCTTTCGATCTGGAAGCGGTTGAACAGAGGCACGCTGTCTTCGTACAGCTTGATCTTGCTGGCGTACTGCGGCATGACTTGTTGGATGAAGGACAGGGCTTCGTTCTGGGCTTCGACGCTATCGATCAGTACTTCGCCGATGTCCTGGCGCAGATAGTCGCGAATGGCGCGGATAATGACATTGGATTCCTGATAGATCAGGAACGGGGCGGGGCGATCCTGCGAGGCCTCCTTTACCGCGCTCCAGAGCTGCAGCAAGTAATCCAGGTCCCATTGCATTTCTTCACTTGAACGACCGAGCCCAGCGGTTCGAACGATCAGGCCCATATCGGCGGGAACATCGAGGCCATTCAGCGCTTCACGGAGTTCGTTGCGTTCCTCGCCTTCGATGCGGCGAGAGATGCCGCCGGCGCGTGGGTTGTTCGGCATCAGAACAAGGTAGCGGCCGGCCAGACTAATGAAGGTGGTCAGGGCAGCGCCCTTGTTGCCACGTTCTTCTTTCTCGACCTGGACGATGACTTCTTGGCCTTCGCTCAGCACGTCTTTGATGTTGACGCGGCCTTCGGGGGCCTTCTTGAAATACTCGCGGGAGATTTCTTTCAGGGGAAGAAAACCGTGGCGGTCTGCGCCGAAATCAACGAAAGCGGCTTCGAGGCTGGGCTCGACACGGGTGATCTTGCCTTTGTAGATGTTGGCTTTCTTCTGTTCACGGGCACCGGATTCGATATCGAGATCGAACAGGCGCTGGCCGTCGACCAGTGCGACACGCAACTCTTCAGGCTGAGTTGCGTTAATTAGCATTCTTTTCATGTAGTACCGTCGGTTTCCAGGGCAGCGGAAACGGCGTTCGGCACACACGACTCTCGCGGTCGGTGTCAGGTGAGTCAGGAATGGTTGTAAGGCACTCCAGTGTCCAGCGATGTAAGGCCAGTTGGGCCGGCGTCGCGACGACGTCTCCTGCTTGCTGTCGGAACAGAAGCAATGGTTCGGGAGGAGGAATCAGCCATTGGTAGCGGACGGAATGAAGCGTCTATGAAAGCCTGTGCTACGCAATCCGATGGCTGTACATCTCCACCCAACACTCATACTTTGAAAATCGGGTGCCGCTCGCAGAATCCGAGCGGGTTATCGATTATCGCGATTCCCCAGTGGGGTCACGCATCATGTCTTCAAGGCTTGTTTCGGGGCTTCACCGCTACTTGAGGGAAGCTCCGTCGGACGGCCTCACGTCCTCGAACATTGCTGGGTCAGGAATGGCGGTTTCGCTGGCATTCGTTGACCTGGCCACTTTTGGCGGCGTTCGGGACTATAACAGCAATGTTTAAGTGCTTCAAATCCATGAAAATTGATATCATCCGCCGATGACCAATACCCTTTCTCAGACCTCCGGCGTGCAAATGCTCGAAGTCGCGCCGGAGCTTGCCGGCCAGCGCATCGACAACTTTCTTCGTACTCAGCTCAAGGGTGTCCCCAAAACACTGATATATCGCATATTGCGCAAAGGCGAAGTGCGGGTGAACAAGGGGCGGATAAAGCCTGAATATAAGCTCCAGGCCGGCGATGTAATCCGTGTACCGCCGCTTCGGCTTCCAGAGCGTGACGAGGCGGTCCCTGTTGCGCAAGGGCTTCTCGAGCGCCTGGAAGCGGCGATCGTCTATGAAGACAAGGCGCTTATTGTGCTGAACAAGCCTGCAGGCATAGCGGTGCACGGTGGCAGCGGGCTTAGTTTTGGTGTCATCGAGGCGCTGCGCCAACTGCGTCCTGATGCGAAAGAACTCGAGTTGGTGCATCGCCTGGACCGTGATACGTCCGGGCTGCTGATGGTTGCGAAGAAGCGCAGCATGCTGCGCCATCTGCATCAGGAATTGCGCGGCGATGGTGTCGATAAGCGTTACATGGCGCTTGTGCGAGGGCGCTGGGAGACCGGCAGGAAGCAGGTGAATGCACCGCTCATGAAGAACACGCTGCGCTCGGGTGAGCGCATGGTTGAGGTCACTGAAGAGGGCAAGGACGCGTTGACGCTTTTCCGTGTGCTGCGTCGTTTCGGCGATTTTGCCACGCTGGTCGAGGCTAGGCCGATAACGGGTCGGACCCACCAGATTCGCGTCCATGCGCTTCACGCCGGGCACGGAATCGCGGGCGACAGCAAGTATGGCGACGAAGAGTTTTCCAAGGTCATTCGTGATCTGGGCGGCAAGCGCTTATTTCTGCACGCCTATGCGTTGAAAGTGCCTTTGCCTGACGGCGGCGAACTGAGCCTGGAAGCGCCGGTTGATGATGTCTGGGCTCGGACGCTGGAGAGGCTTGGTGAGTAAATACGAGCTGTTGATCTTCGACTGGGATGGAACGCTGGTGAACTCCATCGGCCGTATTGTCGAATCCATTTCCGTTGCCGCAACCAGCTGCAATCTGCCGGCCCTCGATGAAACGGCCATAAAGGGAATCATTGGGCTGGGCTTGCCAGAGGCAGTTGCGGTGCTATATCCGCATGTCACGGATGTGGGCACCGCTGAGGCGTTTCGTCGTGCCTATGCCGAGCACTACCTCATGCTGGAAGCTGAGCCGTCGGAACTCTACCCCGGAGTCGCGCTGGCGCTGCAGCAGTTTCGTGACCAGGGGCATCTGCTTGCCGTGGCGACCGGAAAAGGGCGGCGCGGGTTGGACAGGGTGCTGGATGGGCAGGGTTGGAGCGATTTTTTCGATGTAACCCGTTGCGCGGATGAAGCCGCGAGCAAACCTGATCCATTAATGATCCATGAGATTCTGGCACATTGCGGGGTTGGTCCCGAGCGGGCCTTGATGGTAGGGGATTCGGTATTCGATCTCGAAATGGCTCGGCGAGCTGGCGTAGACAGCGTTGCGGTCTCCTACGGTGCGCAGCCGCTCGACGTGCTGCGGGCGTACTCGCCGCGTATGACCATCAATCGTTTTTCGGAGCTTGGCGATTGGCTGCGCTCCGCAGGTACAGCAGAGGTAGTTGCGTATGTCGGATGATTGGAAGGCGCCTGTGAATGAACAGCAGGACGATCGCAATAGCTGGAAGCTACTGGAAAAAACCTTGCTCGCCGGTGTCCAGGAGCAACGGCGGGCTCGGCGGTGGGGGATATTCTTCAAACTGCTGACCTTCATCTATCTTTTCGGTGCGCTGCTGATGTTCTCGCCTTTGTTGCATATCGGTGACAGCGGGAGTGGGAGTGCCAGTCATACTGCAGTCATCAATGTTCGCGGCATGATCGCTGATGAAGAGTCGGCGAGTGCGGATAACGTTGTCGGGGCGCTGCGTGCGGCCTTCGAAGATTCCAAAACCAAGGGCGTAGTTCTACGAATCAATAGCCCAGGGGGCAGTCCGGTACAGTCGGGTTACATTTATGACGAGATCAGGCGGCTGCGTGGCGAGCACCCCGACATCAAGGTCTATGCGGTTATTGCCGATCTAGGAGCCTCGGGCGCCTATTACATTGCCAGCGCTGCAGACGAAATCTATGCCGACAAATCGAGCCTGGTCGGTTCAATTGGAGTGACTGCAGCGACGTTCGGATTTGTCGAGACGATGGCTAAGTTGGGTGTGGAGCGCCGGGTTTATACGTCGGGCGAACACAAGGCGTTCCTCGATCCGTTCCAGCCTGAAAAGCCGGAAGAAACCAAATTTTGGCGCGACGTGCTCGGCATCACTCATCGCCAGTTCATCGACAGCGTCAAGCAAGGACGTGGTGATCGGCTGCAGGTCGCCGATCATCCCGAGCTGTTTTCCGGCCTCATTTGGTCCGGCGAGCAGGCGCTTGAGCTCGGGCTGATCGACGGTCTGGGCAATACCAGCTACGTGGCGCGCGAAGTGATTGGGGAAGAGGAGCTGGTGGACTTCACTGTCAAGGATTCCGCGCTGGATCGTTTCACCAAGAAGCTTGGTGCAAGCGTTGGTGCTCAGTTGGCGCTGTGGATGGGGTTCCAGGGGCCGCAACTGCGATAGTTCTCCATGGCTGAGGGTCAGGGAACTTTGACTCCGACGTTGTTCAGCATGTCGACCAGTCTGATCAGTGGCAACCCGATCAGGCTGGTCACGTCCGATCCTTCGGTGGCGCGGAACAGGCTGATACCCAGCCCTTCAGCCTTGAAGCTGCCCGCACAATCGTAAGGTTGTTCGGCGTGTAGGTAGCGCTCGATCTGCAGGTCATCAAGGTCTCGGAAATGGACTGTGAAGCTGACGCAATCGACCTGGGTGCTCCCGGTCCGGCTGTCCAGTAGCGCCAGCGCGGTTAAGAACTGCACACTTTTGCCACTGCAGGCTTGCAATTGCAGTCTCGCTCGCTCGAATGCGTAAGGCTTGCCAAGGATGCTTTGTTCAAGCACCGCGACCTGGTCCGAGCCGATGATCAGGTGGTCCTGATAGGCTGGCGCCAGTGCTTGAGCCTTTTCGTGGGCCAGTCGGCGCACCAGTTGCTCCGGCTGTTCTCCAGCATGCGCGGTCTCGTCTATTTCCGGGGAGGCGCAGTCGAACGCCAGATGCAGTCGTGAGAGCAGTTCGCGTCGGTAGGGGGAGCTTGATGCGAGAAGCAGGCGGCGCATTTTTCCTTCCTATATATATCGATCAGATCGGTGGTCGGCCGAGCTCAATTGTGCGGCTGAATTCCTTTGACAGTCGAGAGGTGCATCCCTAGAATGCCGCGCTTATGTTGAAAGGACCAATACCTCCGCACGTAGATCCGCGCAAGCTCGCTGACCGAGCGGCTAACCTGAAAGGTGAGCTGCAATTGTCTGGGCTGAAGCGGCTCGTCGATCCTCTCGAGGACGACAAAGGTGTGGTGCGCGCCAGTTTTGACTTTGGGCGCGACGAGCAGCGCACTGTGGTCATCCACAGCGAGCTGGATGTTGAGGTCACAATGATTTGCCAGCGCTGTCTGGAGCCGGTTGTTCTGCCTATTCACAGCGAATGCGATTATGCCGTCGTGAATGAGGGTTCGAGCAGCCAGCACCTGCCTAAGGGCTATGACGTGCTGGAAGTGGGAGAGGATCCTCTGGATCTGCTGGCGCTGGTTGAAGAGGAGCTTCTGCTTGCTCTTCCGATTGTTCCACTCCATGACCAAGAAGTTTGCCAGCCGCCGGCTGGGCCTGATGAGCCCGAGCCGAATGAGGACGAGGTATCGCGGTCCAACCCGTTCAGCGTACTGGCTCAGTTAAAGCGTGACCCAAACGTTTAGGAGTTGATCCCAATGGCTGTTCAGCAGAACAAAAAATCCCGTTCCGCCCGTGACATGCGTCGCTCGCATGACGCGCTCGAGCCGAACGCCCTGTCCGTAGAAAAGAGCACTGGTGAAGTTCACCTGCGCCACCACGTTTCCCCGGAAGGTTTTTACCGTGGTCGCAAAGTGATCGACAAGGGCGCTGACGAGTAAGTCTTGTCTGCTCCGATCATAGCGATCGATGCAATGGGTGGGGACTTCGGTCCCCACTGCATTGTTCCGGCCAGTCTCAATTGTCTGGCTGAAGTCCCCTCGCTACACCTGGCCCTGGTTGGCCAATCCTCTATCCTCGAAGAAATCATCGCTCGGCACCCGGGTGTGGATCGCGCTCGTCTGACGATTGTCGATGCCGACGAAGTGATCGGCATGGACGAGCGTCCGACGCAGGCGTTGCGCAGTAAGCCGCGCTCGTCCATGCGCGTTGCGCTGGAATTGGTGCGCGACGGTCAGGCTCAGGCGTGTATCAGTGCTGGCAATACGGGCGCTTTGATGGCGCTTGCTCGTCATGTACTGAAGACATTGCCCGGGGTCGATCGGCCCGCGATGATGACCGCGATCCCTACGATTAAAGGCGCCTGCCTATTGCTTGATCTTGGCGCGAATGTGGACTGTACTGCCGAGCAGCTCTACCAGTTCGCGGTGATGGGGTCGGTTGCCGCGCAGAGCCTCGGTATCGAGCAACCGCGAGTCTCGTTGTTGAATGTTGGCACCGAAGAGATCAAGGGAAACCAGCAGGTCAAGGCGGCAGCTGCGCTGTTGCAGCAGGCGAGCGATATCAATTATCGGGGCTTCGTTGAGGGTGACGGGTTATTTCGCGGCGAGACTGACGTAGCGGTGTGTGATGGCTTCGTTGGCAACATCTTGCTCAAATCCAGCGAGGGCTTGGCGCATATGGTTGCCTTGCGTGTCGAAGCGCTTTTTCGCCGTTCGCTGACTTCTCGTCTGGTGGGGGCGCTGGCGCTGCCGCTGCTGCGTCAGCTTCGAGCCGATCTGCGCCCAGCCCAGTACAACGGTGCCAGCTTTCTAGGGCTCCAGGGCATCGTCGTGAAAAGCCATGGTAGCGCCGGCGCCGAGGGCTTCCGGTCGGCTATCCTGCGCGCGACCCAGGACGTGGAGCACAACCTGCCGGAGCAATTGCACAGTCGGCTCGAGCATCTGCTCGTGACCAATCGGTCGGTAAGCGGCGCAGGTGATGTGACCACATCCGACGGCTCGCCATCCAACTGACAATTCGGTGCGTCCCCGTGGCGTATTCTTCTGACGAACAACCACAAGAGAGCCGTTTCATGTCCGCATCACTTGCATTCGTCTTTCCGGGGCAGGGCTCCCAAGCTCTCGGCATGCTTGCCGAGCACGGCGCCCAGCAATCCCTGGTCATCGATACTTTCGCTGAAGCCTCGTCCGCACTGGGGTACGACCTCTGGGCGCTTTCCCAGCAAGGCCCAGCGGAGCAGCTGAATCAGACCGATAAGACTCAGCCTGCGATTCTGACTGCTTCGATAGCGCTGTGGCGCCTGTGGCTGGCTGGAGGCGGCGCGAAGCCAGCGTTCGTTGCAGGCCATAGCCTCGGCGAATATTCTGCTCTGGTCGCCGCAGGCAGTCTGCCATTCGTTGACGCAGTAAAGCTGGTCGAGCTGCGTGGCCAGCTCATGCAACAAGCCGTTCCTGCTGGTTCCGGCGGTATGGCAGCGATCCTCGGGCTGGATGATGCCGATGTATTGGCGGCCTGTAGCGAAGCCGCGCAGGGCGAAGTGGTCAGTGCCGTCAATTTCAATGCGCCTGGTCAGGTAGTGATTGCCGGCAGCGCTGCGGCCGTCGAGCGTGCTATCGAGGTCTGTAAGGCCAAGGGCGCCAAGCGCGCCATGCCGCTGCCGGTCAGCGTGCCGTCGCATTGTGCGCTGATGCGTCCTGCGGCTGAGCGTTTTGCCGAATCCGTAACTGCAGCCGCCTGGCAGGCGCCTCAGATTCCGTTGGTCCAGAATGTCAGCGCGGCGATCGTATCCGATCTCGATACGCTCAAACATGATCTTCTGGCCCAGCTCTACAGCCCGGTTCGCTGGGTTGAGACCATTGTTGCGTTGAATGCGCAGGGCGTGACCGATTTGGTCGAGTGTGGCCCGGGCAAAGTGCTGTCCGGCCTCAACAAACGCTGCGTCAAGGGCATCAATACCTATAACCTGGAAACCCCAGAAGCTTTCGCTGCCACTCGTGGCGCGCTGGTCTGAACAAGGAGATATTTATGAATCTGCAAGGCAAGGTCGCCCTGGTGACAGGCGCCAGCCGCGGCATCGGCCAAGCCATCGCGCTGGAGCTCGGTCGCCAGGGCGCTATTGTGATCGGCACGGCGACCTCTTCTTCGGGGGCCGAGCGCATCGCCGAGACGCTAAAGGAAAATGGTATCGAGGGCGCAGGCCTGGTGTTGGACGTCACCCGTGACGAATCCGTCGCCACCACACTGGAGCACATTCAGCAGCATCTCGGCCAGCCGGCTATCTTGGTGAACAACGCAGGCATCACCCGTGACAACCTTATGCTGCGGATGAAAGACGATGAATGGCATGATGTGATCAATACCAATCTCAGCAGCCTGTACCGTCTGACCAAAGGTGTCCTGCGCGGCATGACCAAGGCGCGCTGGGGGCGAATTATCAGCATCGGCTCCGTGGTAGGTGCCATGGGCAATGCTGGACAGGTAAACTACGCTGCGGCCAAGGCCGGACTCGAAGGTTTCAGCCGAGCGTTGGCCCGTGAAGTCGGCTCGCGCGGCATCACGGTCAATGCCGTGGCGCCGGGCTTCATCGATACAGATATGACGCGTGAGCTTCCCGAAGCTCAGCGTGACGCGTTGCTGGGGCAGATCCCGTTGGGTCGTCTTGGGCAAGCGGAAGAGATTGCCAAGGTCGTCGCCTTCCTAGCTTCTGACGGCGCTGCCTATGTCACAGGAGCTACGGTTCCGGTGAATGGTGGTATGTACATGA from the Stutzerimonas stutzeri genome contains:
- the rne gene encoding ribonuclease E; translated protein: MKRMLINATQPEELRVALVDGQRLFDLDIESGAREQKKANIYKGKITRVEPSLEAAFVDFGADRHGFLPLKEISREYFKKAPEGRVNIKDVLSEGQEVIVQVEKEERGNKGAALTTFISLAGRYLVLMPNNPRAGGISRRIEGEERNELREALNGLDVPADMGLIVRTAGLGRSSEEMQWDLDYLLQLWSAVKEASQDRPAPFLIYQESNVIIRAIRDYLRQDIGEVLIDSVEAQNEALSFIQQVMPQYASKIKLYEDSVPLFNRFQIESQIETAFQREVKLPSGGSIVIDPTEALVSIDINSARATKGGDIEETALQTNLEAAEEIARQLRLRDIGGLIVIDFIDMTPAKNQRAVEEKVREALEADRARIQVGRISRFGLLEMSRQRLRPSLGETSGIVCPRCNGQGIIRDVESLSLAILRLIEEEALKDRTAEVRARVPFQVAAFLLNEKRNAITKIELRTRARIFILPDDHLETPHFEVQRLRDDSPEIIAGQASYEMSPTEVEEAQPVSSTRTLVRQEAAVKTAPPRTAPAPTPAAAPAEVAAPAAQEPSLFKGLVKSLVGLFAGKQEAPAAEVKQKPATSSRPQRNDERRSGRQQNRRRDSRGNRDEERKPREERAPREERQAREERQPRXXXEERKPREAREPVEANDSPAQPQPRRERTPREDRQPREERKRELRAPLDEQAQIAPAPAVSEEVTERKPRPPREERKPRAEQTANAEELQQNETAEVAQEEQESTEGSDRPRRRSRGQRRRSNRRDRQRDSNGNEIGDEAESNVAEVSESNAPVKSEQVAIAATAAALAANTADTDAAPAAIQPETAPETPASVEAVDETANITEAVQPAEVVAVPAAEATTPAIVEAEPAPAPQETSQPLAAEPEVVQAQVTPASEQPTPAPIEPVTPALTATGRAPNDPREVRRRRLEQERLAKEAAEAEAKSAEANASAEAQAPAELASPEIVVSEAVNVASVEQSIVDAVSSKEEQAVERAQPQTAEPEAEQAVTEVVQPDEVEPVKPTAEAEPEVADEAAEQDDANKRQN
- the rluC gene encoding 23S rRNA pseudouridine(955/2504/2580) synthase RluC — its product is MTNTLSQTSGVQMLEVAPELAGQRIDNFLRTQLKGVPKTLIYRILRKGEVRVNKGRIKPEYKLQAGDVIRVPPLRLPERDEAVPVAQGLLERLEAAIVYEDKALIVLNKPAGIAVHGGSGLSFGVIEALRQLRPDAKELELVHRLDRDTSGLLMVAKKRSMLRHLHQELRGDGVDKRYMALVRGRWETGRKQVNAPLMKNTLRSGERMVEVTEEGKDALTLFRVLRRFGDFATLVEARPITGRTHQIRVHALHAGHGIAGDSKYGDEEFSKVIRDLGGKRLFLHAYALKVPLPDGGELSLEAPVDDVWARTLERLGE
- a CDS encoding HAD-IA family hydrolase, with the translated sequence MSKYELLIFDWDGTLVNSIGRIVESISVAATSCNLPALDETAIKGIIGLGLPEAVAVLYPHVTDVGTAEAFRRAYAEHYLMLEAEPSELYPGVALALQQFRDQGHLLAVATGKGRRGLDRVLDGQGWSDFFDVTRCADEAASKPDPLMIHEILAHCGVGPERALMVGDSVFDLEMARRAGVDSVAVSYGAQPLDVLRAYSPRMTINRFSELGDWLRSAGTAEVVAYVG
- a CDS encoding S49 family peptidase codes for the protein MSDDWKAPVNEQQDDRNSWKLLEKTLLAGVQEQRRARRWGIFFKLLTFIYLFGALLMFSPLLHIGDSGSGSASHTAVINVRGMIADEESASADNVVGALRAAFEDSKTKGVVLRINSPGGSPVQSGYIYDEIRRLRGEHPDIKVYAVIADLGASGAYYIASAADEIYADKSSLVGSIGVTAATFGFVETMAKLGVERRVYTSGEHKAFLDPFQPEKPEETKFWRDVLGITHRQFIDSVKQGRGDRLQVADHPELFSGLIWSGEQALELGLIDGLGNTSYVAREVIGEEELVDFTVKDSALDRFTKKLGASVGAQLALWMGFQGPQLR
- a CDS encoding Maf family protein, whose protein sequence is MRRLLLASSSPYRRELLSRLHLAFDCASPEIDETAHAGEQPEQLVRRLAHEKAQALAPAYQDHLIIGSDQVAVLEQSILGKPYAFERARLQLQACSGKSVQFLTALALLDSRTGSTQVDCVSFTVHFRDLDDLQIERYLHAEQPYDCAGSFKAEGLGISLFRATEGSDVTSLIGLPLIRLVDMLNNVGVKVP
- a CDS encoding YceD family protein: MLKGPIPPHVDPRKLADRAANLKGELQLSGLKRLVDPLEDDKGVVRASFDFGRDEQRTVVIHSELDVEVTMICQRCLEPVVLPIHSECDYAVVNEGSSSQHLPKGYDVLEVGEDPLDLLALVEEELLLALPIVPLHDQEVCQPPAGPDEPEPNEDEVSRSNPFSVLAQLKRDPNV
- the rpmF gene encoding 50S ribosomal protein L32, with amino-acid sequence MAVQQNKKSRSARDMRRSHDALEPNALSVEKSTGEVHLRHHVSPEGFYRGRKVIDKGADE
- the plsX gene encoding phosphate acyltransferase PlsX; the protein is MSAPIIAIDAMGGDFGPHCIVPASLNCLAEVPSLHLALVGQSSILEEIIARHPGVDRARLTIVDADEVIGMDERPTQALRSKPRSSMRVALELVRDGQAQACISAGNTGALMALARHVLKTLPGVDRPAMMTAIPTIKGACLLLDLGANVDCTAEQLYQFAVMGSVAAQSLGIEQPRVSLLNVGTEEIKGNQQVKAAAALLQQASDINYRGFVEGDGLFRGETDVAVCDGFVGNILLKSSEGLAHMVALRVEALFRRSLTSRLVGALALPLLRQLRADLRPAQYNGASFLGLQGIVVKSHGSAGAEGFRSAILRATQDVEHNLPEQLHSRLEHLLVTNRSVSGAGDVTTSDGSPSN
- the fabD gene encoding ACP S-malonyltransferase, whose product is MSASLAFVFPGQGSQALGMLAEHGAQQSLVIDTFAEASSALGYDLWALSQQGPAEQLNQTDKTQPAILTASIALWRLWLAGGGAKPAFVAGHSLGEYSALVAAGSLPFVDAVKLVELRGQLMQQAVPAGSGGMAAILGLDDADVLAACSEAAQGEVVSAVNFNAPGQVVIAGSAAAVERAIEVCKAKGAKRAMPLPVSVPSHCALMRPAAERFAESVTAAAWQAPQIPLVQNVSAAIVSDLDTLKHDLLAQLYSPVRWVETIVALNAQGVTDLVECGPGKVLSGLNKRCVKGINTYNLETPEAFAATRGALV
- the fabG gene encoding 3-oxoacyl-ACP reductase FabG; translation: MNLQGKVALVTGASRGIGQAIALELGRQGAIVIGTATSSSGAERIAETLKENGIEGAGLVLDVTRDESVATTLEHIQQHLGQPAILVNNAGITRDNLMLRMKDDEWHDVINTNLSSLYRLTKGVLRGMTKARWGRIISIGSVVGAMGNAGQVNYAAAKAGLEGFSRALAREVGSRGITVNAVAPGFIDTDMTRELPEAQRDALLGQIPLGRLGQAEEIAKVVAFLASDGAAYVTGATVPVNGGMYMS